A window of the Branchiibius hedensis genome harbors these coding sequences:
- a CDS encoding acyl-CoA thioesterase: MPDSPTVVTVDLRWSDLDALRHVNNVQFLRLLEEARIKGFHEWFGPVRRSNGLLVAHASIDYLDQLHFRGQAVAVHLWVSRVAGASFDTSYELYDSPEPDARLCARALTTQVAFDMTDQKPVRIPDDLRAVLSAHSAPPVTMKRRGS; encoded by the coding sequence ATGCCCGACTCGCCGACCGTCGTGACCGTTGACCTGCGCTGGTCGGATCTGGATGCGTTGCGGCACGTCAACAACGTCCAGTTCCTCAGATTGCTCGAGGAAGCGCGGATCAAGGGATTCCATGAGTGGTTCGGTCCGGTACGCCGCTCCAACGGTCTGCTGGTCGCCCATGCCTCGATCGACTATCTGGACCAACTGCACTTCCGTGGTCAGGCGGTGGCGGTGCACCTGTGGGTCTCCCGGGTGGCGGGTGCGTCCTTCGACACCAGTTATGAGCTGTACGACTCGCCAGAGCCGGACGCCCGCTTGTGTGCCCGCGCGCTGACGACCCAGGTCGCCTTCGACATGACCGATCAGAAACCGGTGCGCATCCCGGATGACCTGCGGGCCGTGCTGAGCGCGCACAGTGCCCCGCCGGTGACGATGAAACGGCGCGGCTCGTGA
- a CDS encoding benzoate/H(+) symporter BenE family transporter — protein MGFTSSFVVILTGLTAVGASPREAASGLLSVSVTMGAGSILLASWTRIPITVAWSTPGAALLAATGVVAGGWPAAVGAFLLTGALIVLTGLVSRLGALIAAIPTAIAQAMLAGILFQLCLGPVTGMAKDPLAVAPVVVVWLLALRFSPRWASPLAFCAAAVVIAVHLARSSTSIRTDQLLPHVVVTTPTLTFGAVIGIALPLYVVTMASQNVPGVAVMKGLGYQVPWRRSMLVTGAGTVLGAPAGGHAINLAAISAALAAGPEAGPDRFRRWIASVTSGVVVIGLGLAAGAFGQLVVLAPAGVIAAVAGLALMSTLASSLTAAMATPENHLPAVLTFVTAASGIAVAGVSAAFWALIVGLIARAVLQRPSSAA, from the coding sequence GTGGGATTCACCAGTTCCTTCGTGGTGATCCTGACCGGTTTGACCGCGGTGGGTGCCAGCCCGCGTGAGGCTGCCAGCGGTCTGCTCTCCGTGAGCGTCACGATGGGTGCTGGGTCGATCCTGCTGGCGTCGTGGACACGCATCCCCATCACGGTCGCCTGGTCGACGCCGGGCGCGGCGCTGCTGGCCGCGACGGGTGTCGTCGCCGGTGGGTGGCCGGCAGCCGTCGGTGCGTTCCTGCTCACCGGCGCGCTGATCGTGCTGACCGGTTTGGTGTCGCGGCTGGGTGCGCTGATCGCCGCGATACCGACCGCCATCGCCCAGGCGATGCTGGCCGGGATTCTCTTCCAGCTGTGCCTTGGTCCGGTGACCGGGATGGCCAAGGATCCGCTGGCCGTCGCGCCGGTCGTCGTCGTGTGGTTGCTCGCCCTGCGATTCTCGCCGCGCTGGGCCTCCCCGCTGGCGTTCTGCGCCGCAGCGGTGGTGATCGCGGTGCACCTGGCCCGGAGCAGCACCTCGATCCGCACCGACCAGTTGCTGCCCCACGTCGTCGTGACCACGCCGACGCTGACCTTCGGGGCAGTGATCGGGATCGCCTTGCCGCTGTACGTGGTGACGATGGCATCCCAGAACGTCCCTGGCGTTGCGGTGATGAAAGGGCTTGGCTACCAAGTGCCCTGGCGGCGCTCGATGCTCGTCACCGGCGCCGGGACGGTGCTGGGTGCACCCGCCGGCGGCCATGCGATCAACCTCGCCGCGATCAGCGCCGCACTCGCCGCCGGACCGGAGGCCGGACCCGATCGATTCCGTCGCTGGATCGCCAGCGTGACCTCCGGGGTGGTCGTGATCGGTCTGGGCCTGGCCGCCGGTGCGTTCGGTCAACTGGTGGTGCTGGCGCCGGCGGGAGTGATCGCCGCGGTTGCCGGCCTGGCGTTGATGTCGACCCTGGCCAGCAGTCTCACCGCCGCGATGGCGACGCCGGAGAACCACCTACCTGCGGTGCTCACCTTCGTCACCGCGGCATCCGGCATCGCTGTCGCCGGTGTGAGTGCCGCGTTCTGGGCGTTGATCGTCGGCCTGATCGCCCGGGCAGTCCTGCAACGGCCGAGCAGCGCCGCCTGA